One part of the Denticeps clupeoides chromosome 16, fDenClu1.1, whole genome shotgun sequence genome encodes these proteins:
- the dmxl2 gene encoding dmX-like protein 2 isoform X3 produces MHLHQVLTGAVNPGDSCYSVGSVNDVAFTAYGSGCDIVILASDFECVQIIPGAQNGNIQVGCVECSHQLGRIAASYGNTVCIFEPIVTNQIKRHKQLNYQWQKTGQFFLNAMTYNLAWDPQGNRILAATEQLQLWAPPSSDILVEEDDSQLMDDKIHPILNDWKCVWQCKTAAAVHITKWSPDGEYFATAGKDDCLLKVWYPTTGWKSAVVMPDLPDKKAASVHFSFVYLAHPRTVTGFSWRKTSKYMPKGSVCNVLLTSCQDGICRLWSETLLPEDSLLGGLISENTTSFSSSLPNLGGQKDKIQHALESIHHLKHLRRGRRRSSALAAHTELLPSQLGSHEVHRHISHHANALCHFHISASINPNTDIPSVMDGSLFSADEATGGFVVHWLNNKDLSFTTSMDLFMQQLRKLSEQPLEHAAEDLDQDGSPMKFDFDLDEMSDKGSSEHEEGEQEGSTKASSPGSSSSVPLPTVLLDRKMEALTLEWNKSPDMLFTIHPVDGSFLVWHVKYLDEFIPGIFRQVQVSFSSRIPVAFPTGDANSLSKNIMMYACTFTELETNEALEQKRKSRHMSQSGSASARLGTTALGHSLAAIIGPAVMMVSKHVDGSLNQWAVTFAEKSAFSTVLTVTHKFRYCGHRFHLNDLACHTVLPLLLTSSHHNALLTPPSSDASFDDEQEARIMGGIPGRQLRGFPRKQLKNAATRTFHDPNAIYSELILWRVDHIGPLSCTGGVSELARINSLHTSAFSNVAWLPTLVPSSVLGTYCNSASACFVASDGKNLRLYQAVVDARKLLDELSDPETSKLVGEVFNIVSQQSTARPGCIIELDVITNQCGSNTQLLHVFQEDFILGYKPHDDAPDFSTFSFPSPEEYHAPPFSEKFFLVVIEKDEQHNSLLQMWHLHLKSVQACVDENNQELMFQNQLMVPHAHNHAESSPETSPGPRPLPRSSSSANLQSASKLILSSRLVYSQRMELPAGVEVIRATPSAGHLSSSSIYPVCLAPYLIVMACSDGQVRFWRCRVDVDLDAADPEEGRSYHWEPWCLLNEEEDDNSAVSVSGRPVAVSCSYTGRLAVAFKQPAPSNGFVAPGSKEFSMHVSTYECESTGGSQWVLEQTINLEDVARPSEALDPRVSVDSNLFIYSKSDLFLHRDSPNIKHFVHLDWLSKEDGSHILTVGVGSNILMYGRISGMVNEQISSKEGVAVITLPLGGSIKQGIRSRWVLLRSVNLVSSVDGTPSLPMSLSWVRDGILVIGMDCEMHVYAQWRQDKKPGEAEGDSLSSTDDVTAVGRAVSTAAEGRARSKSVFEGSAGMDDAFRAPAVIQDGGLFEAAHSLSPTLPQYHPTQLLELMDLGKVRRAKAILSHLVKCIAGEVAVVKDVEAGEGGTRRHLSRTISVSGSTAKDTIVAGRDGGRDYTEINSIPPLPLYALLSADLDTSYKVAEEASKGAKGPEREAQKSNDDQYADLFQMQTVTTDDFVSFATEKAEKKSRVINLSQYGPTYFGPEHAQVLSSHLMHSSLPGLTRLEQMFLVALADTVATTSAEVGGSTDKQYTGGEALDECGLRYLLAMRLHICLLTSLPPLYRMQLLHQGVSTCHFAWAFHSEAEEEMLNMIPAMQRGDPQWSELRAVGVGWWVRNINTLRRMVEKVGKAAFQRNNDPLDAALFFLAMKKKAVLWGLFRSQHDEKMTQFFKNNFTEDRWRKAALKNAFSLLGKQRFEQSAAFFLLAGSLKDAIEVCLEKMEDIQLAMIVARLYEADYESSSTCQGVLYEKVLGCKRDGSGFNCTKLHPDPFLRSISYWIMKDYTRALDTLLEQIPKDEDENPTVMVKSCNPVVFSFYNYLRTHPLIIRRHFAKPEGTLAAVGLTAEKSSADEINLIERKLFFTTANAHFKVGCPVLALEVLSKIPKVSKKAAASLSKGSSMVNMGSSQAQENGGRGTDLDWGSGAEPSTGMDWSQPLVKLEDEGLQLDWGDDKGDDEDDEDDGGLTMKKAEPVEMTKASSSSGEGKADSLQREDSTGESEVDVIAEQLKFRACLKILMTELRTLATGYEVDGGKLRFQLYNWLEKEIEAMHRICNYKPPAQETSGELEKFGEVPDGSIDLDESLERFEAGAYERHQLERRRLQAKQQHAERRKAWLRKNQALLRIFLSYCSLHGAKGGGVTSVRMELLFLLQESQQETTVKQLQSPLPLPTTLPLLSASIAPTKTVIANPVLHLGNHIHDVLYTIVQMEAPPFPDILDDRVNALHTLAASLSACIYQALCDSHSYSSQTEANQFTGMVYQGLLLSERRRLRTESIEEHATPTTAPAQWPGVSSLISLLISAHGEDQPKLNVMLCEGVLAVYLSLLIHGLGTHSSNELFRLAAHPLNNRMWAAVFGGGAKLIVKPKRAPEVPPAVPATPPAEDVDRHRRRFNMRMLVPGRPVKETPSTPPPVPVDRPTYKEKFIPPELSMWDYFVAKPFLPLSDSSALYDSDESGASGDEDDDDAFLSDTQMTEHSDPNSYSWALIRLVMVKLALHNVKNFLPLAGLDFADLPVTSPLSNAVLKTLEKWEQILVEKMNKFEGPPPNYINTYPTDVSAGGGPALLRHKAMLEPDNTPFKAKHHLSFPARRLWHFLVKQENLQETLIRYIFTKKRKQSESLDNHVDHLKQNCVTEGRKGNQVEADLGYPGGKAKVIHKESDIIMAFAINKANMNEIVLASTHDVQELDVSTLLAAQPFTWIGEDFDKESRSSDDVDYRSSHTNIAQASTAPFAPPQISASASMPWLGSGQTSLGASVIVKRNLNNVKRMTSHPIYQYYMTGAQDGSVRMFEWNRPQQLICFRQAGNARVTRLYFNSQGNKCGVADGEGFLSLWQVNQTSSNPKPYLSWQCHTKTCGDFAFITSSSLIATAGQSNDNRNVCLWDTLISPSNTMVHAFTCHENGATVLQYAPKQQLIITGGRKGFVCIFDIRQRQLLHTFQAHDSAIKALAMDSTEDFFVTGSAEGNMKVWKLTGHGLMHSFSTEHAKQSIFRNIGAGVMQVETCPGNRIFTCGADGTLKMRVLPDRYNIPASIFDIL; encoded by the exons GGAACCGGATCCTGGCGGCTACAGAGCAGCTGCAGCTGTGGGCACCGCCGTCCAGTGACATACTGGTGGAGGAGGATGACAGCCAGCTCATGGATGACAAGATACACCCCATCCTCAACGACTGGAAATGTGTGTGGCAGTGCAA GACTGCAGCTGCGGTACATATAACCAAGTGGTCTCCTGACGGGGAATACTTTGCCACAGCTGGCAAG GACGACTGTCTCCTGAAGGTGTGGTACCCAACTACTGGCTGGAAGTCGGCTGTGGTCATGCCCGATCTACCCGACAAGAAGGCCGCTTCGGTGCACTTCTCATTCGTTTACCTGGCTCACCCCCGCACAGTCACCGGCTTCTCCTGGAGGAAGACAAGCAAGTACATGCCGAA GGGTTCAGTGTGCAACGTGCTCCTGACGTCCTGCCAGGACGGGATCTGTCGCCTGTGGTCTGAGACGCTGTTGCCGGAGGACAGTCTCCTTGGGGGACTGATCTCTGAAAATACCACCAGCTTCAGTAGCAGCCTGCCCAACCTGGGCGGCCAGAAAGATAAGATCCAGCATGCACTGGAG TCCATTCACCACCTGAAGCATCTTCGCCGGGGCCGCAGGAGATCCTCAGCGCTGGCTGCTCATACTGAGCTTCTACCCAGCCAGCTTGGGTCCCACGAAGTCCATCGGCACATCTCCCACCATGCCAACGCCCTCTGCCACTTCCACATTTCTGCTAGCATTAACCCCAACACCG ATATCCCCTCTGTAATGGATGGCTCTCTCTTCTCCGCTGATGAGGCCACTGGAGGCTTTGTGGTTCATTGGTTGAACAACAAAGATCTGAGCTTCACCACATCCATGGACCTGTTCATGCAGCAGCTGAGGAAGCTTTCTGAGCAGCCTCTGGAGCACGCCGCAGAGGATCTCGACCAGGATGGCTCACCGATGAAGTTTGACTTTG ACCTGGATGAGATGTCTGATAAAGGCTCCTCAGAGCATGAGGAGGGGGAGCAGGAGGGCAGTACAAAGGCCTCCTCCCCCGGTTCCAGCAGCAGCGTTCCCCTACCCACCGTACTTCTGGACAGGAAGATGGAAGCCCTGACCTTGGAGTGGAACAAAAGTCCAGACATGCTTTTCACCATCCATCCTGTAGATGGCTCCTTCCTGGTGTGGCATGTGAAGTACTTGGACGAATTCATCCCTGGCATATTTAGACAAGTTCAG GTGTCGTTCTCCTCCCGTATCCCTGTAGCGTTTCCAACTGGTGATGCCaactccctgagcaagaacaTCATGATGTACGCCTGTACCTTCACTGAGCTTGAGACCAACGAAGCTCTGGAGCAGAAGCGCAAGTCCAGGCACATGTCCCAGAGTGGCTCAGCCTCAGCCCGCCTGGGCACCACCGCGCTTGGCCATTCACTGGCGGCCATCATCGGGCCGGCTGTTATGATGGTCTCCAAGCACGTGGACGGCTCCCTCAACCAGTGGGCGGTTACCTTTGCAGAGAAGTCAGCCTTCTCTACCGTGTTGACGGTCACTCACAAGTTTCGCTACTGCGGCCATCGCTTTCACCTCAACGACCTGGCCTGTCACACTGTGCTTCCGCTTCTGCTCACGTCTTCTCACCACAATGCCCTGCTGACCCCTCCCTCCAGTGATGCGAGCTTCGACGACGAGCAGGAGGCCAGGATCATGGGGGGCATTCCTGGGCGACAGCTGCGGGGCTTCCCGCGTAAGCAGCTGAAGAACGCAGCCACACGTACCTTCCACGACCCCAACGCCATCTACAGCGAGCTCATCCTGTGGCGCGTGGACCACATCGGCCCCCTGTCGTGTACCGGTGGCGTTTCGGAACTGGCCCGCATCAACTCGCTCCACACTTCTGCCTTCTCCAACGTGGCCTGGTTGCCCACGCTCGTACCCAGTTCTGTGCTCG GCACGTACTGTAACTCGGCCAGCGCTTGTTTTGTGGCATCTGACGGGAAGAACTTGAGGCTGTACCAGGCGGTGGTGGATGCGCGGAAGCTCCTGGATGAGCTGTCAGACCCGGAGACCTCT AAACTGGTTGGGGAGGTGTTCAACATAGTCAGCCAGCAGTCCACCGCCCGGCCGGGGTGCATCATCGAATTGGATGTTATAACTAATCAG TGTGGCTCCAACACCCAGCTGCTCCATGTCTTCCAGGAGGACTTCATTTTAGGATACAAGCCGCATGACGATGCCCCCGACTTCAGCACGTTCTCTTTCCCTTCCCCCGAGG AATACCATGCACCCCCTTTCTCAGAGAAGTTCTTTCTGGTTGTGATTGAGAAGGATGAGCAGCACAATTCTCTCCTGCAAATGTGGCATCTGCATTTGAAATCTGTCCAGGCTTGTGTGG ATGAGAACAACCAGGAGCTAATGTTCCAAAACCAACTGATGGTCCCCCATGCGCACAACCACGCTGAGTCATCCCCTGAGACGTCGCCCGGACCCAGACCCCTGcctcgctcctcctcctctgccaaCCTGCAGTCTGCCAGCAAGCTCATCCTCAGCTCTCGCCTGGTGTACAGTCAGCGCATGGAGCTGCCCGCGGGGGTGGAGGTCATCCGTGCCACGCCCTCCGCTG GCCACCTCAGCTCTTCCTCCATCTACCCTGTGTGTCTGGCTCCATATCTGATTGTGATGGCGTGCTCAGACGGCCAGGTCCGGTTCTGGCGCTGTAGAGTGGATGTGGACCTAGACGCTGCAGACCCCGAGGAGGGGCGCTCCTACCACTGGGAGCCCTGGTGCCTCTTGAACGAAGAGGAGGATGACAACAGCGCAGTGAGCGTGTCTGGGCGGCCTGTAGCCGTCAGCTGCTCCTACACAGGTCGTCTGGCTGTGGCCTTCAAGCAACCGGCTCCTAGCAACGGCTTTGTCGCTCCTGGATCAAAGGAGTTCTCCATGCATGTGTCCACCTATGAGTGCGAGTCCACTGGTGGCTCGCAGTGGGTCCTTGAACAGACCATCAACCTGGAGGATGTGGCGCGACCTTCTGAGGCGCTGGACCCACGGGTCAGTGTGGACAgcaacctgtttatttacagcaaGTCGGACTTGTTCCTGCACAGAGACAGTCCCAACATCAAGCACTTTGTCCACCTGGACTGGCTGTCCAAAGAGGATGGCTCGCACATCCTGACAGTGGGCGTGGGCTCCAACATCCTGATGTACGGTCGCATCTCTGGCATGGTCAACGAGCAGATTAGCAGCAAAGAGGGTGTGGCAGTCATCACTCTGCCACTGGGGGGCAGCATCAAGCAGGGCATCCGCTCTCGCTGGGTGCTCCTGCGCTCCGTGAACCTGGTTTCCTCCGTGGACGGAACCCCGTCTCTGCCCATGTCTTTGTCCTGGGTGAGGGACGGCATCCTGGTGATCGGCATGGACTGCGAGATGCACGTCTATGCCCAGTGGCGGCAGGACAAGAAGCCTGGTGAGGCGGAGGGTGACAGCCTGTCCTCTACCGACGACGTCACTGCTGTGGGACGCGCCGTGTCCACCGCAGCCGAAGGCCGGGCTCGGTCCAAGAGCGTTTTTGAGGGAAGTGCGGGAATGGACGACGCGTTCCGCGCCCCCGCGGTCATTCAGGACGGAGGCCTGTTTGAAGCTGCCCACTCGCTGTCTCCCACCCTGCCCCAGTACCACCCCACCCAGCTGCTGGAGCTCATGGACTTGGGGAAGGTGCGGCGAGCCAAGGCCATCCTGTCTCACCTGGTCAAATGCATCGCGGGGGAGGTGGCCGTGGTGAAGGACGTGGAGGCCGGGGAGGGTGGCACACGCCGCCACCTCTCCCGCACCATCAGCGTGAGTGGCAGCACTGCCAAGGACACCATCGTGGCTGGGCGCGACGGCGGCCGAGATTACACGGAGATCAACTCCATCCCTCCGCTGCCCCTCTACGCGCTGCTGTCCGCCGATCTGGACACGTCCTACAAGGTTGCTGAGGAGGCCAGCAAAGGCGCCAAGGGCCCGGAGAGAGAGGCGCAGAAGTCCAACGACGACCAGTACGCCGACCTCTTCCAAATGCAGACGGTCACCACGGACGACTTCGTCAGCTTCGCTACAGAGAAGGCCGAGAAGAAGTCCCGGGTGATCAACCTGTCCCAGTACGGGCCGACGTACTTTGGGCCGGAGCACGCCCAGGTCCTGTCCAGCCACCTGATGCACTCCAGCCTGCCTGGCCTCACCCGACTGGAGCAGATGTTCCTGGTGGCGCTGGCCGACACCGTGGCCACTACCAGTGCCGAGGTGGGCGGCTCCACAGACAAGCAGTACACCG GCGGTGAGGCTCTGGATGAGTGTGGACTGCGCTATCTCCTGGCAATGAGGCTCCATATCTGCCTGCTGACCTCCCTGCCTCCACTTTACAGAATGCAGCTGCTCCACCAAG GAGTGTCCACATGCCACTTTGCCTGGGCCTTCCATTCAGAGGCAGAGGAGGAAATGCTGAACATGATCCCTGCCATGCAGCGGGGCGACCCTCAGTGGTCTGAGCTCAGGGCCGTGGGTGTGGGCTGGTGGGTCCGTAACATCAATACCCTACGCAGGATGGTGGAGAAG GTGGGGAAGGCTGCGTTTCAGCGGAATAACGATCCTTTGGATGCTGCTctcttcttcctcgccatgaaGAAGAAAGCTGTTCTGTGGGGTCTTTTCAG ATCCCAACATGATGAGAAGATGACCCAgtttttcaaaaacaacttcACAGAAGACCGCTGGCGAAAAGCGGCGCTGAAGAACGCCTTCTCCCTCCTGGGGAAACAGCGCTTCGAGCAGTCTGCTGCATTCTTCCTGCTCGCTGGCTCCCTGAAAGACGCCATTGAG GTATGTTTGGAGAAAATGGAGGACATCCAACTAGCCATGATTGTAGCGCGTCTGTACGAGGCAGACTACGAGAGCTCATCCACGTGCCAGGGCGTCCTGTATGAGAAGGTTCTAGGCTGCAAGCGGGACGGCTCCGGCTTCAACTGCACCAAGCTGCACCCCGACCCCTTCTTGCGAAGCATCTCGTACTGGATCATGAAGGATTACACCCGCGCCCTGGACACGCTGCTGGAACAGATCCCCAAAGATGAGGACGAGAATCCCA CTGTCATGGTGAAATCATGTAACCCAGTGGTCTTCAGCTTCTACAACTACCTGCGGACCCACCCACTCATAATTCGCCGGCACTTCGCCAAGCCCGAAGGGACGCTGGCTGCGGTGGGGCTGACTGCTGAGAAGAGCAGCGCCGATGAGATCAACCTGATCGAGCGGAAGCTGTTCTTCACCACCGCCAATGCTCACTTCAAGGTGGGCTGCCCTGTGCTCGCGCTGGAGGTTCTCTCCAAGATCCCGAAAGTCTCCAAGAAGGCTGCTGCATCCTTGAGCAAGGGCTCCTCAATGGTGAACATGGGTTCTTCTCAAGCCCAGGAGAACGGGGGCCGTGGCACTGACCTAGACTGGGGATCTGGGGCAGAACCCTCTACTGGAATGGACTGGAGCCAGCCACTGGTTAAACTGGAGGACGAGGGGCTGCAGCTGGATTGGGGAGACGATAAAGGGGACGATGAGGACGATGAGGATGATGGAGGCCTGACTATGAAGAAGGCAGAGCCTGTGGAAATGACCAAAGCATCCAGTAGCAGTGGAGAGGGTAAAGCAGACAGTCTACAAAGGGAGGACTCTACTGGCGAGTCGGAGGTGGACGTGATCGCTGAGCAGCTCAAGTTCCGGGCGTGTCTGAAGATCCTGATGACCGAGCTGCGCACGCTAGCCACGGGCTATGAGGTGGATGGAGGAAAGCTGCGCTTCCAGCTCTACAACTGGCTGGAGAAAGAGATCGAGGCCATGCACCGCATCTGCAACTACAAGCCCCCCGCCCAGGAGACCAGCGGCGAGCTGGAGAAGTTTGGCGAGGTGCCGGACGGCTCCATAGACCTGGACGAGTCGCTGGAGCGCTTCGAAGCCGGCGCCTACGAGCGCCACCAGCTGGAGCGGAGGAGGCTGCAGGCCAAGCAGCAGCATGCAGAGCGGAGGAAGGCCTGGCTGAGGAAGAACCAGGCGCTGCTGCGCATCTTCCTCAGCTACTGCAGCCTTCACGGGGCCAAAGGAGGTGGCGTCACCTCCGTCCGGATGGAGCTGCTGTTTCTGCTGCAGGAGTCTCAGCAG GAGACCACAGTGAAGCAGCTCCAGTCTCCTCTCCCTCTGCCCACCACACTGCCTCTCCTGTCTGCCAGCATCGCTCCCACAAAGACAGTCATTGCCAACCCTGTCCTACACCTCGGCAACCACATCCATGACGTCCTCTACACCATTGTACAGATGGAGGCCCCACCTTTCCCTGATATCCTGGATGACCGG GTGAATGCCCTGCACACTCTGGctgcctctctctctgcatGCATCTATCAGGCCCTGTGTGACAGCCACAGCTACAG CAGCCAGACCGAAGCCAATCAGTTCACAGGGATGGTATACCAGGGACTGCTGCTTAGTGAACGTCGGAGGCTGAGGACGGAGAGTATCGAAGAGCATGCCacacccaccactgcccccgcccAGTGGCCAG GTGTCTCCTCCCTGATCAGCCTGTTGATCTCTGCTCATGGGGAGGATCAGCCCAAACTGAACGTGATGCTGTGCGAAGGGGTGTTGGCTGTCTACCTCAGCCTGTTGATCCATGGCCTGGGCACACACTCCAGCAACGAGCTCTTCCGTCTGGCCGCCCACCCCCTCAACAACCGCATGTGGGCAGCGGTCTTCGGTGGTGGCGCCAAGCTCATTGTCAAACCCAAGAGAGCCCCAGAGGTCCCACCAG CCGTACCCGCCACTCCACCGGCCGAGGACGTGGACCGACACCGTCGCAGGTTCAACATGCGGATGCTGGTTCCGGGGCGCCCTGTGAAAGAGACACCATCCACGCCCCCGCCAGTACCAGTGGATCGGCCAACGTACAAAGAGAAGTTCATCCCGCCGGAGCTGAGCATGTGGGATTATTTTGTGGCCAAA CCATTCCTACCTCTCTCTGACAGCAGCGCCCTCTACGACTCAGACGAGAGCGGGGCCAGCGGTGATGAGGATGACGACGACGCCTTCCTCTCAGACACCCAGATGACTGAGCACTCGGATCCTAATTCGTACAG CTGGGCACTCATTCGACTGGTCATGGTGAAACTGGCCCTGCACAACGTCAAGAATTTTCTGCCACTGGCTGGACTGGACTTTGCAG ATTTGCCAGTCACCTCTCCCCTATCCAACGCGGTACTTAAGACTCTGGAGAAGTGGGAACAGATCCTGGTGGAGAAGATGAACAAGTTTGAAGGCCCTCCACCCAACTATATCAACACATACCCCACTGACGTGAGCGCAGGCGGAGGCCCGGCCCTCTTACGGCACAAAGCCATGCTGGAGCCCGACAACACCCCATTCAA GGCGAAGCACCATCTGTCCTTCCCTGCACGGCGTCTCTGGCATTTCCTGGTAAAACAGGAAAATCTGCAGGAGACTCTGATTCGCTATATTTTCACTAAGAAGAGGAAGCAGAGTGAG TCTTTAGACAACCATGTGGACCATCTCAAACAAAACTGCGTAACAGAAGGTCGTAAAGGCAACCAG GTGGAAGCTGACCTGGGTTATCCAGGCGGGAAGGCCAAAGTCATACACAAGGAGTCGGACATCATCATGGCTTTTGCGATCAACAAG GCCAACATGAACGAGATTGTCCTTGCCTCTACCCACGACGTGCAGGAGTTGGACGTGTCTACTCTCCTGGCTGCTCAACCCTTCACCTGGATTGGAGAAGACTTTGATAAAGAGTCTCGCAG CTCTGATGACGTGGACTACCGCTCCTCCCACACCAACATCGCACAGGCCAGCACTGCACCCTTCGCCCCTCCACAGATCTCGGCCTCCGCCTCCATGCCCTGGCTGGGTAGCGGGCAGACCAGCTTGGGAGCCAGCGTG attgtgaagaggaaccTGAACAATGTGAAAAGAATGACTTCCCATCCTATATATCAGTATT aCATGACTGGAGCTCAGGATGGCAGTGTGCGCATGTTTGAGTGGAATCGCCCTCAGCAGCTGATCTGTTTTAGGCAAGCGGGCAACGCCCGAGTCACCAGGCTCTACTTCAACTCCCAGGGCAATAAG TGTGGTGTTGCCGATGGTGAAGGCTTCCTCAGCCTTTGGCAAGTCAACCAAACATCATCAAACCCTAAACCTTACTTG AGCTGGCAGTGTCACACAAAGACGTGCGGTGACTTTGCCTTCATCACTTCTTCCAGTCTCATTGCCACAGCTGGCCAGTCCAATGACaatag AAATGTATGCTTGTGGGATACCCTGATTTCCCCTAGTAATACGATGGTACATG CCTTTACCTGCCACGAGAACGGGGCCACCGTGCTGCAGTACGCTCCCAAGCAGCAGCTCATCATCACCGGAGGCCGTAAGGGCTTTGTATGCATTTTTGACATCAGGCAGAGGCAGCTGCTCCACACCTTCCAGGCCCATGACTCTGCAATTAAAGCGCTGGCCATGGACTccactgaagacttctttgtGACCGGTTCTGCTGAGGGAAATATGAAG GTGTGGAAGTTAACAGGACATGGATTGATGCACTCCTTCAGCACCGAGCACGCCAAGCAGTCCATCTTCCGCAACATCGGGGCCGGCGTCATGCAGGTGGAAACGTGCCCCGGGAACCGCATCTTCACGTGCGGCGCCGACGGCACCCTCAAGATGCGGGTCTTGCCCGACCGCTACAACATACCGGCTAGTATATTCGACATCCTGTAG